A DNA window from Helianthus annuus cultivar XRQ/B chromosome 15, HanXRQr2.0-SUNRISE, whole genome shotgun sequence contains the following coding sequences:
- the LOC110913795 gene encoding uncharacterized protein LOC110913795, whose product MQNSDIQSDVEKYEWNRWVPRKVNIFGWRMNLDRLPTRSALSKRNITLASLSCPLCGERDETVEHIFGSCYISSVIWHMVSRWLSIPPIYAFSISDLLRIHEHINWPKPMKKMVHAIILTTCWSLWKLRNDVVFSGIRVDISRLWADIKATSFLWIKNRAKMHTLDWSNWCNFNIL is encoded by the coding sequence ATGCAAAACAGTGATATACAAAGCGACGTGGAGAAATATGAATGGAATCGTTGGGTTCCTCGAAAGGTAAATATCTTCGGGTGGAGAATGAATCTGGATCGACTTCCAACTAGATCGGCACTATCAAAAAGGAACATTACTTTGGCCTCACTTTCGTGTCCACTATGCGGTGAAAGGGATGAAACGGTTGAGCACATTTTTGGATCATGTTATATTAGTTCAGTGATATGGCATATGGTGTCTAGATGGCTCTCCATTCCTCCTATCTATGCCTTTAGCATTTCGGATCTTCTACGGATTCACGAGCATATCAACTGGCCGAAGCCAATGAAAAAAATGGTGCACGCCATCATTCTTACTACTTGCTGGAGCTTGTGGAAACTTCGCAACGATGTAGTCTTTTCGGGCATTAGAGTCGACATCTCAAGATTATGGGCAGATATCAAAGCTACAAGTTTCTTATGGATCAAAAACAGAGCAAAAATGCATACGCTCGATTGGTCTAACTGGTGTAATTTTAATATTCTGTAA
- the LOC110911770 gene encoding GDSL esterase/lipase At5g45950, whose product MKHITWVTLNIVMLTVLFLAAVTCNARKMGSAQKLRVLAAKYNVTSILVFGDSGVDPGNNNDLPNTWHKGNFLPYGKDFGHSIPTGRFTNGRLTTDFIAAALGYTKEIKAYLDRNLKEEDLVHGVSFASGGSGFDDFTANITNVIPLSKQLEYFQEYKIRMEKLVGKDNAHKIVKNAVFVLSMGTNDFLQNYYIDPTRSQRFTIAQYQRYLINCMETYVKKMHSLGVTRLAVVGMEPFGCMPLIRTLRNSVECDEDMNQVALSFNVLLKAKLSTLNETLNMRTDLIDIYGVIQNILQCPSKYGFTVTKKGCCGSGLTEFGTALKGLSTCRDHSKYVYWDAVHFTENMYSIIADKAMESLITSIQGNK is encoded by the exons atgaaacataTAACATGGGTGACACTTAACATAGTAATGCTAACGGTCTTGTTTTTGGCTGCAGTCACATGCAATGCACGCAAGATGGGGAGTGCCCAAAAACTTAGGGTTCTTGCAGCCAAGTATAACGTTACATCCATTCTGGTGTTTGGTGATTCTGGTGTCGATCCCGGTAACAACAACGATCTCCCAAACACATGGCACAAAGGCAACTTCTTGCCTTACGGGAAAGATTTCGGTCATTCCATACCGACGGGACGGTTCACGAATGGCAGACTTACTACAGATTTCATCG CTGCTGCTCTAGGTTACACAAAGGAAATCAAAGCCTATTTGGATCGAAACCTTAAGGAAGAAGACCTGGTGCATGGTGTTAGTTTTGCATCAGGTGGATCTGGTTTTGATGATTTTACAGCAAATATCACT AATGTTATACCTCTTAGCAAGCAACTGGAGTACTTCCAGGAGTACAAGATTCGTATGGAAAAGCTTGTTGGAAAAGATAATGCTCATAAGATTGTGAAGAACGCAGTGTTCGTCTTGAGCATGGGTACAAATGACTTCTTACAGAATTACTACATTGATCCTACTCGATCCCAAAGGTTCACCATCGCTCAATACCAACGTTACTTGATCAATTGCATGGAGACTTATGTTAAG AAAATGCATTCACTCGGAGTGACAAGACTGGCGGTTGTTGGGATGGAGCCATTTGGGTGCATGCCTCTGATAAGAACATTAAGGAACAGTGTTGAATGTGATGAAGATATGAACCAAGTGGCTCTCTCTTTCAACGTTTTATTGAAAGCAAAGTTGTCTACACTCAACGAAACACTAAACATGAGAACTGACCTTATTGACATTTATGGTGTCATCCAAAACATCTTACAATGCCCATCAAAATATG GTTTTACAGTAACGAAAAAGGGTTGTTGTGGATCCGGATTAACAGAATTTGGGACGGCCTTAAAGGGGTTAAGTACATGTCGAGATCATTCAAAATACGTCTACTGGGATGCCGTTCATTTTACCGAAAATATGTATTCGATCATTGCAGACAAGGCGATGGAATCTTTAATCACGAGTATTCAAGGCAACAAATAA